In Phlebotomus papatasi isolate M1 chromosome 1, Ppap_2.1, whole genome shotgun sequence, the following proteins share a genomic window:
- the LOC129809874 gene encoding cell adhesion molecule Dscam2 isoform X1, with amino-acid sequence MLEKSTESQMEYLRIVLGIVVVSDFLRTTQSIIMDDGSTLQAPSFLQEPSSRLTFSNDTGSQISCSAHGNPPAIVTWLHKDGSVVNAVPGLRQTPGNGTLYFPPFLGQYYRADVHDEIYRCRASNKAGTVLSRSVHVHAVARQQYDIRVDGKDVILGNTAFLHCHIPEHVRDYVSVTSWYRGDEVLLPEISDVGGRYSVTLGSNDLYIRSVRSEDGLKEFSCLTINTLTGERKLSDPIFLSVKEISSNMAPQTNQKSITEIHVDRGNDIHLPCNVRGNPIPIFTWFRVTDSGALYPLPTSQRIIPSQSILLLKNSDERDSGRWICKASNQFGDQKLEIRLFVNSYLSIHVHPQTQTINSGGRAIFNCSIVGSPIDKIEWFHDGKPIVQDTQGRIKLLSPTSLVILQVGREDRGIYQCMVSNKKSSAQGIAELKLGDTVPELIYTFIEQNVRPGPHISLKCSATGSPPPQFTWLLDSEPILDVSSLHRYAIGQFVDITGDVISHLNISHVRTDDGGLYKCIAANSIGSVSHASRLNVYGPPYIRTSRLKQLLTGTDVTIHCPYSGYPIESIRWKLSEQEIIPNSRYTVASVQDGGFLKINQVDTHDAGRYTCIVRSRSGEEARRDLQVVIKSPPVIEPFAFPKNLQEGGRAQLSCIVSSGDMPVFFSWHKDNAPVPIGLQVTEKKEDFFSILVFKDLTDRHSGRYTCFATNSAAKVNYTAELNVRVPPHWKQEPKDTAVMLGNPISLHCEAGGFPEPTISWFKGQGKMSQDFHLIPLKNNTLTVDFATSDDEGYYMCLAKNDIGSGLKKVIHVNVNEPVRFEYPMKNVSSRRNDPVTLSCIAIGDEPINVVWSHNTARIDLNNYRLNIAEIKTENGVNSQLSISRTDRHDSGRYKCIAENPFGRSEHTIFLAVQERPDAPSNLEVVEVKSRTVKLSWRRPFDGNSPVLSYLVQYQPVKSLHNLPPTIHTTEAEWNSGTTVNVTLPTVSDTLTIDGEPREQAIVSGLHPATAYLIRMLAINEIESSSYTDALIIKTQEEPPVESPQNIQVQTGGMGELIVTWQVPPRDSWNGELLGYMVNYTEDKQAINYVSSSGATNNSIKVRGWATTKTTISGLRMFTRYLVRVQAYNGIASGPWSQPVIGTTLEGVPEASPQNVTCFPAGSQSIRVTWQEPPPEFHGGIIQGYKILYRPLVKQVELSSTTEVKRTSNMETHLHALYKATNYSIRVLAYTKGDGVPSDAKYCSTEEDVPDPPANVKAAALTADSILISWLPPIHKNGIITNYNVYCREAGRKGQAKNHLVRVDENGNPMTFEARNLHENQMYEFWVSATTGSGEGEPTAVIAQATNTRAPASIASFSQTLRRAVGSSLLLECLAVGNPTPRTRWFTRDRPVTFSPFYEVTTDGNLKIHSIETSLTGNYTCQAKNLFGHDEIVYTIVAMKTPSAPQLVVQFSTADSIRVTWEPPDDGGAPIQGYILSYRTGDSGWHRLDFTPEQTSYTITGLKCGNQYILKMMGFNRVGDGHSSDEIIVGTKGKVSTAPDEKDFVQTNATCASISLSQWNNGGCPIHHFSVEHRPLGTIRWTVVSSDISNSEENREKLLFCEFAPATWYQLRVSAINDAGKTTAQFNFGTTTLDGERVAPPEVFPSENDLSHEIATVSGQRNVLPLIVVVIVIIIALLLTMLILRHRRAFCGPSMSGYESRAIPNDIKEEHENRRNQQVYSASPVKTVDKGNESEMYEISPYATFSVAGGRTNASGQVMNAKTPTRGVTSSTLDYTMQFKTFGHPDSDLNATAYPVLPSSGFGHVKGKSSWHKQRYYNTDDESTLSKSMTVVAGSSQIQPHRIKGNRESGSHDSRLINRSKSRSKENRDESESDTSVSPINEFSNAPTYRVPVKSRADMFRPDSSTESNNDNSPLTERRSNTPRHVLQPEVRSRSRQQAPKPRESHSMDMLRSGSNNSFNSEVILEDGLKFHPPSGFTDSREFSEAECDRERALDLEVQRVMENNDMQKVEREELTSLLARYHEKKEKERQEYTIHV; translated from the exons GTGGGAGATACTCAGTTACTTTGGGATCGAATGATCTTTATATACGATCTGTAAGATCGGAAGATGGCCTAAAAGAATTTTCCTGTTTAACCATCAACACATTAACTGGAGAACGAAAACTGAGTGATCCAATCTTTTTATCTGTTAAAG AAATTTCATCGAATATGGCGCCACAAACTAATCAAAAATCAATAACGGAAATTCATGTTGACCGGGGCAATGATATTCACCTGCCCTGCAATGTGCGCGGAAATCCCATTCCCATTTTCAC ATGGTTTCGTGTAACAGATTCTGGAGCACTGTATCCACTGCCAACATCTCAACGAATCATACCATCGCAATCGATTTTACTGCTTAAGAACTCAGACGAACGTGATTCGGGAAGATGG ATCTGCAAGGCGTCTAATCAATTTGGGGACCAAAAGTTGGAGATACGTTTATTCGTCAATTCATATCTATCTATTCATGTTCATCCCCAAACACAAACCATCAACTCAGGCGGTAGGGCAATTTTCAATTGTTCCATCGTTGGATCTCCAATTGACAAAATTGAGTGGTTCCATGATGGAAAACCAATTGTGCAAGACACCCAGGGAAG GATAAAATTGCTATCACCCACCTCCCTTGTGATACTGCAAGTGGGACGTGAAGACAGGGGTATTTATCAATGTATGGTGTCCAACAAAAAAAGTAGCGCCCAGGGAATAGCAGAACTCAAGTTGGGTG ATACAGTTCCTGAACTAATTTATACGTTCATTGAGCAAAATGTCCGTCCGGGACCGCACATTTCTTTGAAGTGCTCCGCCACAGGATCCCCACCACCACAG TTCACCTGGCTGCTGGACTCTGAGCCAATATTGGATGTGTCATCATTGCATCGATACGCCATCGGGCAGTTTGTTGATATAACCGGTGATGTAATAAGTCATTTGAATATATCACATGTCCGGACCGACGATGGAGGATTGTACAAATGCATTGCCGCAAATTCTATTGGGAGTGTTTCACATGCATCTCGATTAAATGTTTATG GTCCTCCATACATTCGTACAAGTAGACTAAAGCAATTACTGACCGGGACTGATGTCACTATCCACTGTCCCTATTCTGGTTATCCGATTGAATCAATCAGGTGGAAGTTGTCAGAGCAAGAAATAATTCCAA ATTCACGTTATACTGTGGCGAGTGTCCAGGATGGTGGCTTTCTTAAGATAAATCAAGTGGATACTCACGATGCTGGTCGTTACACATGCATTGTCCGGAGTAGATCTGGGGAAGAGGCACGAAGAGATTTGCAGGTTGTCATCAAAAGTCCACCTGTTATCGAACCATTTGCCTTCCCTAAGAATCTCCAGGAAGGTGGTAGGGCACAGCTCTCGTGCATTGTGTCATCTGGAGATATGCCAGTATTTTTTAGTTGGCACAAAGACAATGCTCCCGTGCCCATTGGTTTACAAGTCACGGAAAAGAAAGAAGACTTCTTTAGTATTCTAGTATTTAAAGATCTCACAGATCGACATAGTGGACGGTATACGTGCTTTGCCACAAATTCAGCCGCCAAAGTGAATTATACTGCAGAACTCAATGTTCGTG TGCCACCCCACTGGAAGCAGGAGCCCAAAGACACAGCTGTGATGCTAGGCAATCCCATTTCTTTACACTGCGAAGCTGGCGGATTTCCAGAACCAACCATTTCCTGGTTTAAAGGACAAG gaaaAATGTCACAGGACTTCCATTTAATTCCCCTGAAAAATAACACACTCACTGTGGATTTTGCCACCTCAGACGATGAAGGATATTACATGTGTCTGGCGAAAAATGATATCGGTTCTGGATTGAAGAAGGTTATCCATGTCAATGTTAATG AACCCGTGAGGTTTGAATATCCCatgaaaaatgtttcatctcgACGCAATGATCCGGTCACCCTAAGTTGTATAGCTATAGGGGATGAACCCATAAATGTTGTGTGGTCCCACAATACAGCTAGGATAGATCTCAATAATTATCG ATTAAATATAGCGGAAATAAAGACTGAAAATGGAGTGAACTCCCAACTCTCAATAAGCCGTACAGACCGACATGATTCGGGACGCTATAAGTGTATTGCGGAAAATCCCTTTGGCCGTAGTGAGCACACCATCTTCCTGGCTGTACAAG AACGTCCGGATGCTCCGTCAAATCTCGAGGTAGTTGAGGTCAAAAGTCGCACAGTGAAGCTATCCTGGAGGCGACCTTTCGATGGAAATAGCCCTGTTCTCAGTTACTTGGTTCAGTACCAACCTGTAAAATCTCTTCATAATCTCCCACCCACCATACACACCACCGAAGCGGAATGGAACTCAG GTACAACAGTCAATGTGACTCTACCAACTGTTAGCGATACCCTAACGATTGATGGTGAACCTAGAGAGCAAGCAATTGTGTCGGGACTCCATCCAGCCACGGCGTATCTTATTAGAATGTTGGCTATTAATGAAATTGAAAGTAGCTCTTACACGGACGCCCTAATCATCAAAACGCAGGAAGAGCCACCCGTTGAATCTCCTCAGAACATCCAAGTCCAGACAGGTGGGATGGGAGAGTTAATTGTAACTTGGCAAGTACCACCAAGAGATTCTTGGAATGGGGAGTTGCTGGGATACATGGTCAACTACACTGAAGACAAACAGGCTATTAACTACGTGAGTTCAAGTGGCGCCACAAATAACAGCATCAAAGTTCGAGGCTGGGCCACCACAAAAACAACCATATCCGGACTGAGGATGTTTACGAGATACTTGGTGAGGGTGCAAGCGTACAACGGTATTGCGTCAGGACCCTGGAGTCAACCGGTTATCGGGACAACTCTCGAGGGAG TTCCGGAGGCATCACCGCAGAATGTAACTTGTTTTCCGGCTGGTTCCCAGAGTATTCGAGTGACATGGCAAGAACCACCTCCTGAATTTCATGGTGGCATCATTCAGGGATATAAAATCCTCTACCGTCCATTAGTGAAACAAG TTGAATTGTCCTCAACGACTGAAGTGAAAAGGACATCGAACATGGAAACTCACTTGCACGCCCTATACAAAGCCACAAACTACTCGATACGTGTGCTAGCATATACTAAGGGGGATGGTGTGCCCAGTGATGCCAAATATTGTTCAACTGAGGAAGATg TTCCGGATCCACCGGCCAATGTAAAGGCGGCCGCACTGACAGCggattcaattttgatttcgtggCTTCCGCCAATACACAAAAATGGCATCATAACAAATTACAATGTTTATTGTCGTGAAGCGGGCCGAAAGGGACAAGCTAAAA ATCATTTGGTCCGTGTGGATGAAAATGGGAATCCAATGACTTTCGAGGCACGAAATTTGCACGAAAATCAAATGTATGAATTTTGGGTGTCAGCCACAACGGGAAGTGGAGAAGGTGAACCAACAGCCGTAATTGCTCAGGCCACAAACACAAGAGCACCAGCAAGTATAGCCTCATTTTCCCAAACACTTCGCCGGGCAGTGGGCTCGAGTTTGCTACTCGAATGCCTGGCTGTTGGTAATCCAACGCCACGTACACGTTGGTTCACCAGAGACCGTCCAGTGACATTTAGTCCATTCTATGAGGTCACCACAGATggcaatttgaaaattcatagcATCGAAACGAGCCTCACGGGAAATTATACATGTCAGGCCAAGAATCTCTTTGGCCACGATGAAATTGTCTATACAATTGTTGCCATGAAGACCCCCAGTGCTCCTCAATTGGTAGTACAATTCTCTACAGCTGATAGTATCCGGGTGACTTGGGAACCACCCGATGACGGTGGTGCCCCCATTCAGGGCTATATCCTGTCCTACCGAACAGGCGACAGCGGCTGGCACAGACTCGATTTTACACCTGAGCAAACCAGCTACACCATAACGGGTCTCAAGTGTGGCAATCAGTATATCCTGAAAATGATGGGCTTCAATCGTGTGGGTGATGGACACAGCAGTGACGAGATTATCGTAGGGACAAAGGGAAAAG TGTCCACAGCACCAGATGAGAAGGATTTTGTCCAAACAAATGCCACTTGTGCCAGCATAAGTCTCTCCCAGTGGAATAATGGAGGATGTCCTATCCATCATTTCTCTGTGGAGCATCGTCCACTTG GAACAATACGTTGGACAGTTGTCAGTTCTGATATATCAAATTCCGAGGAGAATCGAGAAAAACTGCTATTTTGTGAATTTGCACCGGCAACATGGTACCAATTACGTGTCTCCGCAATAAATGACGCAGGTAAAACGACGGCTCAATTCAATTTTGGCACCACCACTCTAGATGGTGAGCGCGTGGCACCACCCGAGGTATTCCCATCGGAAAATGACTTATCCCATGAGATTGCTACAGTGTCCGGCCAGCGAAATGTTCTACCACTCATTGTTGTAGTCATTGTCATTATAATAGCACTCCTGTTGAC AATGCTAATCCTAAGGCACCGTCGAGCATTCTGTGGCCCATCAATGAGTGGCTATGAATCTCGAGCTATACCAAATGATATAAAAGAGGAGCACGAAAATAGGAGGAACCAGCAAGTTTATTCGGCATCACCTGTTAAGACAGTTGACAAGGGAAATGAATCCG AAATGTACGAAATTTCACCATATGCCACCTTCAGTGTTGCCGGCGGCAGAACAAATGCCTCTGGTCAGGTGATGAATGCTAAAACACCTACCCGTGGTGTCACCTCATCTACCTTAGACTATACTATGCAATTCAAAACGTTCGGCCATCCGGATAGTGATTTGAATGCTACGGCATATCCTGTGCTCCCTTCTTCCGGTTTTGGTCACGTGAAAGGAAAGTCCAGTTGGCACAAGCAACGATACTACAACACAGACG ATGAATCAACATTGAGCAAAAGTATGACAGTGGTGGCAGGAAGTAGTCAAATACAGCCACACAGGATAAAGGGTAACAGAGAAAGTGGAAGTCACGATAGTCGACTcataaatagaagtaaaagCCGTTCAAAGGAGAATCGAGATGAAAGTGAATCAGACACTAGTGTAAGTCCTATCAATGAATTCTCCAACGCACCCACCTACAGAGTACCGGTTAAGTCAAGAG CAGATATGTTTCGACCAGATTCAAGTACCGAATCCAATAATGACAACTCACCCTTGACCGAGCGCAGGAGCAACACACCGAGGCATGTTTTGCAACCAGAAGTGAGGAGCCGTTCACGCCAGCAAGCCCCCAAGCCGCGAGAGAGTCACTCGATGGATATGTTGCGCTCTGGAAGTAACAACAG TTTCAACAGTGAGGTTATACTTGAGGATGGGCTTAAATTTCACCCACCAAGTGGGTTTACGGATTCACGTGAATTCAGCGAGGCAGAATGTGATAGAGAACGAGCTTTAGACTTAGAAGTACAAAGAGTAATGGAAAACAATGATATGCAGAAGGTGGAGAGAGAAGAGTTAACCTCACTGTTGGCCAG GTACCAcgagaagaaagaaaaagaacgTCAGGAATATACAATTCACgtatga